One window from the genome of Grus americana isolate bGruAme1 chromosome 2, bGruAme1.mat, whole genome shotgun sequence encodes:
- the EN2 gene encoding homeobox protein engrailed-2 — MEEGGRSPREEAAEPQESGGDAEPGGGGGRRGLLLPPGDPPHPHPHPHRITNFFIDNILRPEFGRRKEAGGPGGEPRRPGAESRRSPAAAPAPGAPLPGGGAGSPGRGEGGPAGLALHGAAKKGGDPAALEAALKARGLSGGDLSVSSDSDSSQASSNAGNQPMLWPAWVYCTRYSDRPSSGPRSRKPKKKNPNKEDKRPRTAFTAEQLQRLKAEFQTNRYLTEQRRQSLAQELGLNESQIKIWFQNKRAKIKKATGSKNSLAVHLMAQGLYNHSTTAKDGKSDSE; from the exons ATGGAGGAGGGCGGCCGGAGCCCCCGGGAGGAGGCGGCCGAGCCGCAGGAGTCCGGCGGCGACGCggagcccggcggcggcggcgggcggcgggggctgctgcttccccccggtgaccccccgcacccccacccGCACCCGCACCGCATCACCAACTTCTTCATCGACAACATCCTGCGGCCCGAGTTCGGGCGGAGGAAGGAggcgggcggccccggcggAGAGCCCCGGCGGCCCGGCGCGGAGAGCCGCCGTAGCCCCGCCGCGGCGCCGGCCCCCGGGGCTCCGCTacccggcggcggggcgggctcGCCGGGCCGGGGGGAGGGCGGCCCAGCCGGGCTGGCCCTGCACGGCGCCGCCAAGAAGGGGGGGGACCCCGCGGCGCTGGAGGCGGCCCTGAAAGCGCGGGGGTTGAGCGGCGGCGACCTGTCGGTGAGCTCGGACTCGGATAGCTCCCAGGCCAGCTCCAACGCCGGGAACCAGCCCATGCTCTGGCCCGCCTGGGTTTACTGCACGCGGTACTCGGACCGGCCCTCCTCAG GTCCCCGCTCCCGTAAACCAAAGAAGAAGAACCCCAACAAGGAGGACAAGCGGCCGCGCACCGCCTTCACCGCCGAGCAGCTGCAGAGACTCAAGGCCGAGTTCCAGACGAACCGGTACCTGACGGAGCAGCGGCGGCAAAGCCTGGCCCAAGAGCTCGGGCTTAACGAGTCCCAGATTAAAATCTGGTTCCAGAATAAACGAGCCAAGATCAAGAAGGCGACGGGCAGCAAGAACTCCCTGGCAGTGCACCTCATGGCCCAGGGGCTCTACAACCACTCCACCACGGCGAAAGACGGCAAGTCGGACAGTGAATAG